In the Solibacillus sp. FSL K6-1523 genome, one interval contains:
- a CDS encoding NAD(P)/FAD-dependent oxidoreductase: MNDCYDVTIIGAGPAGLFSAFYAGLRQMKTKIIDNHSTLGGKLHVYPEKMIWDVGGITPILGEDLMLQLTEQAQTFDPTIILEKTVTKIEQSENQTFKITTNAGEIHLSKTVILAVGGGILSPKKIGFSKEEHFEKTNLHYTVDKLANFRDKTVLISGGGKSAVDWANTLEPIAKKVIMTYRKGELTGHEAEIQRLINSSAEIIYHTEIKDVEGDDYIERAIIHQVETDERFHLEVDEVIINHGYDRDNDLYEQSPLEFMMHEQHGLAGSAYGDISVPGIFAAGDSLNYNGKLHLIAGAFQDAANAVNRAKQWVEPDADKVAMVSSHNALLKEKNKPLFEQLSKQ; the protein is encoded by the coding sequence ATGAATGATTGTTATGATGTGACGATTATTGGCGCAGGACCAGCAGGCTTATTCTCAGCTTTTTATGCAGGATTACGTCAAATGAAAACAAAAATTATCGATAATCACAGTACGTTGGGAGGGAAATTGCACGTCTATCCTGAAAAGATGATTTGGGATGTAGGCGGGATTACACCGATTCTAGGTGAAGATTTAATGCTTCAATTAACCGAGCAAGCGCAAACATTTGACCCGACGATTATTTTAGAAAAAACGGTTACGAAAATTGAACAGTCTGAAAATCAAACATTTAAGATTACGACGAACGCAGGTGAAATTCACTTATCAAAAACGGTTATTTTAGCGGTAGGTGGAGGAATTTTATCACCGAAGAAAATTGGTTTTTCTAAAGAGGAGCATTTCGAAAAAACAAACCTTCACTATACCGTAGATAAACTTGCTAATTTCAGAGACAAAACGGTCCTCATTTCAGGAGGAGGAAAATCTGCAGTCGACTGGGCGAATACATTAGAGCCAATCGCAAAAAAGGTCATCATGACATATCGGAAAGGTGAATTAACAGGTCACGAGGCAGAAATTCAACGTTTGATTAATAGCTCTGCAGAGATTATATACCATACGGAAATTAAAGATGTGGAAGGAGACGATTATATTGAACGTGCCATCATACATCAAGTCGAGACAGATGAGCGTTTTCATCTCGAGGTGGATGAAGTAATTATTAACCATGGTTATGATCGAGATAATGATTTATATGAGCAATCTCCTTTAGAATTTATGATGCATGAGCAACACGGATTGGCGGGTTCGGCTTATGGAGATATTTCTGTGCCTGGTATTTTTGCGGCGGGAGATAGTTTGAACTACAATGGTAAACTCCATCTAATAGCAGGGGCTTTCCAAGATGCTGCGAATGCTGTTAATCGTGCGAAACAATGGGTTGAACCAGATGCAGATAAAGTGGCGATGGTATCTTCTCATAATGCACTATTAAAAGAGAAAAATAAGCCTTTATTTGAGCAATTATCGAAACAATAG
- a CDS encoding alpha/beta hydrolase, which yields MSYTHVVKTMRHPLLQTAYRMTIAIPKEPAPREGYPVLYVLDGNAYGGLFENIVTLQSRRTEKTGVPLSVIVSIGYEKEEVFNSLRVYDFTPQSEVVNLPEHPSGKPWPISGGAENFLEILKEVKEIVRQLIKVDEEKQLIFGHSLGGLFLVHMLVRETKLFSHYFICSPSLWWNQEQVLQEALQIPTLECRIFIAVERESKHKMYENACSLFRHLEALRLQSVKFHAPPDENHMSIVPTSISQALRFLMNTKSFSPDQQKIKE from the coding sequence ATGAGTTATACACATGTAGTAAAAACAATGCGTCATCCTTTGTTGCAAACTGCCTACCGAATGACAATCGCAATACCAAAAGAACCAGCACCGAGAGAAGGGTATCCAGTTCTTTATGTTTTGGATGGCAATGCTTATGGAGGTCTATTTGAAAATATTGTGACATTGCAGTCGCGACGTACTGAAAAAACAGGTGTGCCTTTGTCGGTAATTGTATCGATTGGATATGAGAAGGAAGAAGTATTTAATTCACTGCGAGTTTATGACTTCACACCGCAAAGTGAAGTAGTCAATTTACCGGAACATCCTTCTGGAAAACCTTGGCCTATTTCTGGAGGAGCAGAGAATTTTTTAGAAATATTAAAAGAAGTGAAAGAAATTGTTCGACAACTAATTAAGGTAGATGAAGAAAAACAACTTATTTTCGGACATTCTTTAGGAGGCCTATTTCTCGTTCATATGCTCGTTCGAGAGACAAAGTTATTTTCACATTATTTTATTTGCAGTCCGTCACTTTGGTGGAATCAAGAGCAAGTATTACAAGAGGCTCTTCAAATACCAACTTTAGAATGTAGGATTTTCATAGCAGTGGAGCGAGAATCAAAACATAAAATGTATGAAAATGCGTGCTCTTTATTTCGTCATTTAGAAGCATTACGTTTACAATCGGTGAAATTTCATGCACCACCAGATGAAAATCATATGTCAATCGTTCCAACGAGTATCAGTCAAGCATTACGATTTTTAATGAATACAAAGTCTTTCTCGCCAGATCAACAGAAAATAAAAGAATAA
- a CDS encoding ABC transporter ATP-binding protein, with product MIAVEQITVGYGTTIIIEELSITIPKGQISTIIGPNGCGKSTLLKTIARILKASHGAVFINQQAIHETSSKEIAKKMAILPQTAEAPAGLTVRELITYGRFPHQTSFGRLKEEDVKAIDWALEATNLTEFQQRPIEALSGGQRQRVWIAMALAQDTDILILDEPTTYLDMAHQLDILQLLERLNKEQGKTIVMVLHDLNHASRFSHYLIAMRDGALITEGTPNRVMTGDHLQGIFQIQAILTTCPFSQNPICLSYGKIEGNVS from the coding sequence ATGATAGCTGTTGAACAGATTACGGTCGGTTATGGAACGACAATTATTATAGAAGAATTAAGTATCACTATACCAAAAGGTCAAATTTCCACTATTATTGGACCCAATGGATGTGGTAAATCTACTTTACTCAAAACAATTGCACGGATTCTTAAAGCAAGTCATGGCGCTGTTTTTATCAATCAACAAGCGATTCACGAGACAAGTTCTAAGGAAATCGCGAAGAAGATGGCAATTTTACCTCAAACAGCTGAAGCACCAGCAGGTTTGACGGTGCGTGAATTAATTACATACGGTCGATTTCCACATCAAACTAGCTTCGGCCGTTTAAAAGAAGAAGATGTAAAAGCGATTGATTGGGCGTTAGAGGCGACAAACTTAACTGAATTTCAACAGCGACCAATCGAAGCGTTGTCTGGTGGGCAGCGGCAACGCGTTTGGATTGCAATGGCTCTGGCACAAGATACAGATATTTTAATTTTAGATGAGCCGACGACTTATCTAGACATGGCACACCAACTCGATATTTTACAATTGTTAGAAAGACTCAATAAGGAGCAAGGAAAGACCATTGTTATGGTTTTACACGATTTAAATCATGCATCTCGTTTTTCGCACTATTTAATCGCAATGCGAGATGGCGCTCTGATAACAGAGGGTACACCTAACCGTGTAATGACTGGCGATCATTTACAAGGTATCTTTCAAATTCAAGCAATATTAACGACTTGTCCATTCAGCCAAAATCCGATTTGTTTATCTTATGGAAAAATAGAGGGGAATGTATCATGA
- a CDS encoding VOC family protein — translation MILGLHHAQITIPKGAEEECKNFYCNLLGLEEIEKPVSLQGRGGFWLRVGDKEVHVGTEDGFDRLSTKGHLAYQVEDVSYWKSVLVENNIKILDSVPIPNFERFEFRDPFGNRVEFIKEI, via the coding sequence ATGATTCTTGGATTACATCACGCACAGATAACGATTCCAAAAGGTGCTGAAGAGGAATGTAAGAATTTTTATTGCAATTTATTAGGATTAGAAGAAATTGAAAAGCCAGTATCACTTCAAGGTAGAGGGGGATTTTGGCTACGAGTTGGCGATAAAGAAGTGCATGTGGGAACAGAAGATGGCTTTGATAGATTATCAACAAAAGGTCACTTAGCATATCAGGTTGAAGATGTATCCTATTGGAAAAGTGTATTAGTGGAAAACAATATAAAAATATTGGATTCAGTTCCAATTCCTAATTTTGAACGTTTTGAGTTTAGAGATCCTTTTGGTAACAGAGTGGAGTTTAT